Within Telopea speciosissima isolate NSW1024214 ecotype Mountain lineage chromosome 8, Tspe_v1, whole genome shotgun sequence, the genomic segment TGATTGCGACAATCAAGGCAGTGTTGCACGGAAAGTTATCTGTCCCTCCATTTCCACCAATTCTTCTTatagggggagtggatcccaccggGCAGGGGATATGatagtcatttttgccccctatgagaggaattggaggaaatgaAAGGACAGATAATTAGAGACGATAAAGATCTGTGTTGCACtcattcaatttttatttttcaaactcattAATATTCATTGTTTCATTATAAAGACTGATCATTAGGATCCTCTACTTTCgtgtgcgccctacacacaatgaggcatgcaaagaccgccttatccctgACCGAACGTCTTGCCCAAGCGGGgctaaggcggtctttgcacgcCTCATTGTATGTAGGGCGCACACAGAAGTAGGGGTAGGCGAAAGTAAAGGATGTCAATTCGACCATCAGGGCCTCTTGCATGGTCGATGAATTATCACATCTAACTGCATAACTGAGTGGTGGTGGTTATTCAGACACATCTGTTTACCTAAAAAAAGTTATCATACACATCTATTATTAGGTCTCATCCAAAAACAACACAACAGTTTAGACTGGTCTCATCCAAAATCACCATCCATCAACACAACAGTTTAGACTGTAGTTGCCATGTTCTTGGTTTGCCGAGAGTCAACCATTGGCAATGTTTAAAGGCTTTATGATTTGGACATGAGATCGGTCtctattgattttgatttgaattggATCTAAAAATGGCTAGGAAGGGGCTGGAAACTTTGAAATTTTAATCGGAAAGTTgaacatttataattttttttaagttttttattctAATGATTTGTAAATCTTGATACGAGAGATAAGTTttattgattttcaattttagcGACTGAAAGGCAGAAAATCAGTTAGCCCCTCGATTTTGATTCGATATCTTTTTCGAAACAAatgaaaaggaaacaaaaaataaaacataaatcatGTATCAACTAAACTATCTCGGGGGTTTGCTTAAGAATACGAAAAAGGAATCTCATGTAAATAACAAGGAATAAGGTTTGATCACATTTATGGGGATTCTGTAAATATCTCgttccaaaaatatattttcttttctttaagttTGACCAATCCACGATTTAAGTCCACAACAGATAACAATCAAGCTTGTTTTGCTTTGTCTTCTCCATTTTGTGGATTAATTTCACAGTGATTCAGACAAAATTCAAGATATATGATTGATTTATGGGAGAGCTAGGGTTCTTTGAACAAATAGCATAAAAGAGCGCACCAGTGAGGTGCGACAAAATAGTATCATACATGAGGTAACAATgagatcatttcatatgaggaagAAAAAATAGACATATAAGTGCTAGCATACCCTACCATAATAGCTCAAAGAACCTTCTCCTTTGATTTATAATACGTTCATTAGGTGGTGTGATGAATCCAGTGAGAATGATTTAAACTTTACTAATCAAGTGATCCTTAAATAAAACTATTATCTTAGCGAGAGATATTATTACTAGGGAAAAGGTTCACTATTTCCCACCGCATTGACTTGTCCTAACCCCCCTTACCCTATTTGAAGATTAAAAAGGGGGAACCCTCCTTCGCTTGAATTAGTACACGGGCATCagagggaaccctctcccttattatCACTTTTATTTGGAGAAAGAGATATCAAATGtcaaatgggaaagagaacaacCTGACACTAGTGTGTAGATTCTATTTCACACCCTCTCACATTTCATATTTGGATAGATATGCTTTTAATTATAATCATTCCACCAATAGAGGATCAAATATGTATCAATATTGGGCACgatctgtcacgcccccatcctaataaggaataaaatacaataaatggGTGATTAGGACGACATGTGTCATCCCAATAAGTTATCAGGATCACGAATGCAGTGTCCCGATACACAGTCATTAACTAACATTGATACAtattaatatcagagtgcggaagaTAGGGAATATAATATTCTAAAGATAAGGAAATACAAGCGGAAGCGTTCACCATAAAAGTTACATCATGTTCAAACTACTGAGTGATAGATATAGTTAATAGTTTCCATCTTGAGCTGACCACGAGGTAACTACACAAAACTTTAAGTAAGACAGATAATGTTATTACAAGGCTCAAGGCCCCAAAAGACAAAATATAAAAGGACCAAGTCTCAGCCATCAGTATGCCCCGAAGGCTCAGTCATCACAAGGACATCCATCGCAGTGCTCTTCAGTCACCGCTTCTAGATCCTCAGTACCAATGTCATTGTAATCTGAGGACTGTACCTCGAGACCAGCGAGATAACTATCAcctgcatcaacatctaaaaaggTGCGCACAAGGGGGGTTAGCTCTACTGAGCTGgtgaaagagaaaaggggaatgcacaaacaacAAACATATAGTTACCATTGGTTCATGATGCATGTacatgttagatttatttttccacctagcacataaaCTAAGTCAATGGTGTATACTACTTGTGACAACTCAGGAgtcactgtgggtcacttatcttatcgccacaatgaaacctcaattgtcattaGGGGGCCTACGctggtcgaagccaccaaaaccacccagtggcagaccccgataatcattactaccatgactggcctctctcaCACTCCACAGAATCCGGAGCTCtggctatccaacacctaaacctatgttggtaagggtcgtagcataaaggAACAAAGatcctagccatagatatactacatgcaagttctatcgtcccgagaggtatttcgggtgcatcaacgtctcattccatctatcacccgggtaTCAGCACGGCACAGCGCATACATACCAATATGACAGGTAATAGAAAGTAATATAAACATAACTGGGGTAGTGGCACCGGTGCTTCCCGACACCGTCACCCGATACAAGAAAGAATACATTTCACAATCACATTCACATCAATGAATCAATATTTAtataatgcaagtatgcaatatgcttgATAATGATACCAGtaacataataataaataatattattattcaaacccaacaagtcacccaaaacccactcacctttgCTAAGATCTATTTGCTCGAAGGACTGTCGATCCTCAAAAGCACTTCGATATGTGTCGACGGACAAGTTGTTAAAGCCTAGGGTTAAATAAATCAAACACAAACATTAATAGCTATGTAAATGGCTAAGGAGTCCAGGAGTACCCTTGGTTTAAGTtttaaaccaaggccagactcaAATCTGGAAAGACAGCAACAGTGGTTGATTGGTGCTgctccatccaatggaccagtggcaaggGACCAGTAGGGCTGCAGCAACAAAATCAAGgaagggttcatggtctcacaCCAAAGGGGTCCCTAGGTACTGTTCTAAGCAATTCCCTATGTTAAGGTCAAGTTTTTCAATCAAGGTTtgtactggttgattggactggtctattCAATGaaccagtggcaatcaacccaaAGCTTAAAATACAAGAACATGACTGGAATGGCATGGTTCACAGCATGGATCACACAAATGACCCTTAGCAAGATGTTCtagaccttggggtaggtcagAGCCAACACAGGTCCAAGATCCTTGTAGTAGTCGATtagtactggtccatccaatggaccagtaggatCACAGCTGCAAAAATTGTAAAGGGTTTTATGGGTTCAACATAAAAGGCCTAGCACAAGGTTTTACAGGCCATGGGCTGACCAAGCTTGCATTTGGGCAAGGTTTCTGgtagtggttgattggtacaGGTCCATCTAATGGACCAGTGACAATCAACCAGTACCTGTGCAGCCCGAAAATTTATATGGTTTCAGTGTTTTGGCTTAGTTTTACAAATCCAAAGCTAGAATTAATGATCAGGAAGTTCAGGTAGGTTACTCTTATGAAAAATTTCATAGTCCAAAGGGAAAATcgaacatgcatgggggaaaaAAGTCTAATTTCATGGCTGCAACTAACATACATGCTAGGTTCAAGTTCTGGAAATTAAAGAGAGCAAACAAAGAGAGGTTTTGGGCTTGCATACATGGGGGGTTTGGGGTTCTAACTATGGGATTCACATGTAGGGAGCATGAGCTGCCACTGCTATTAACAATACCATTGTAACATTTGAATATTGATGTGTTTCATGTTCTAGAACCTTAAAGAAAAGGATTTACAACAACAGATTGGGTTGCATcttcatgggtttgggttccTAAGCTCATACATATGAAGGATTTAACATGGGGCCAAAAGATTGATAAATCTATGGTTTAAACTTCAAAAAAGAtacaaaacagaaacaaaaagggTTCAGAGAGGGGAAAATCATGGGGTTAGGGTATTACCTTGATGATCTCAAGCAAAATGGAGTAATCCGAGCTCTCTTCCTtcctatcctcttcttcttctccttctttctcttctcttttctctcctctgcCTCCAACGAAATGAATAGGGGAAGATTTCTGGAATTAAGATGGTTTATATATACGTAGAAgacctagggtctgtttggctaggtTGGTTTTAAAGAAAAACACATTTTAAGGCCTATTCTTAAGCACTTAAGCctatagtgggccccacatgatcaCATTGCTGGGGCAATATTCCCACGGGTCAAATTGGGTGCGAGGAGATGATTCGGGGTGCAAAacactgggccccacacacCGGGTGTGAAATTTACACAAGAGAGCAGCACTGGTCTATCAAAGTGGTTGATCCGGATCGACCAGTGGCAAAGGACCAGTAGTAAAACAGCAGTaaaatttgggtttgaaatgAAATTCCAGATCACCTAGAAGCAGAATTGGataatggtttcttctaataaaattaagctCTGTGAATCATTTCTAACAAAAGTGGAATCAAAGCAAATGATGTTCAGAAGAAGAAGTTATgtcattttaattaaataagggTCAATCTGCCAAAGTAGCAAAATTTGACCAGCGGGCTCACATCCTTATCTCGACCCTTCTGTCAAAGCTCCACAGACTAGCCCGGACCTTCAGAATTACGAGAGGGTAGAAACAAGTAGTAAATAGGGTCAGTAGCTTACCCCTCGCCTGTCACGGTGTGTCCTCCGTGACCCCAAAGAGTTTCTTCACAGCGATGCTTACTTCATCGAGAGACGAAGTGTCGATACGGCACGACACGAGGTGTTCCCTCCGGTACTCTTCGCTCTTAGGGCTTGTACTGGGAGGATAGTCGATGAAGTCGCCGTCGacgaatttcccccactccCGGTTGAGAAACCTCTCCTCGACGGGCAAACCCGTGTCAAAGTCAATGATCTTATagttgggtttgaccatcatcgagaacagctcaccagcatacatggcagcaccaTCTACATATCACGAGGATAGAGATAAATCATTAGAATCTCGGGTGCGGATGTAACACGATCGATAATGATACGGACCAAACGGTATGTCGAATGCGATATATATTGATATTTATAACCATGTCTacattattatttcttttttaatcttcGGTTACAACTTACTATTGGTAGAAACCTTATGAAGAATACCACACAAAACCCTAGAACATGATGAAACAATTAATATATCAAGTTAGAGCATACCTTACACGTGGGTATGTTGGAGAAAACCTCGTAGAATTTCCTTATGATAAACACGAATAAATCATTTGGTTTGGatatcttccatagtcttcttCTCCCACTAGCACCTCTCAAATTCTTAATGGGAAGAATAGatattaagagcaagagagtgCAAAGACCCTAACTgtgtatttataatataaaaCCCTAATACTTACCCACCCCATAATCGAAAAGATTAGAATACCTCTAGTACCCCTAAAGTGGTCCCAAAGACCCAAACTATATTTATATCTATAGATACACATCAATAGATAAAGGTATAATTAAGCTAAATCTACAATTACAattcataataaaaaaataaaaattcttatACAGCTTTTAAGGAGGATAGGGCCATACTCCATAGGGTCAAGTCCAGGTGTCAAGCGAAATTACAAAGACACATAACCACAAGGATGTCTTTTCCCCCTAAAAGCCACCAAAATTTAGAGGCAGAGTATCTCAAGAGCGACAATTTtaatcttcccttttttcttcgAGAAGGGACATGTGGGATTCCATCTGTACGCCTCACAGGCGTTCCTGATCCCAAGTCTCTTCgcttctctctttcttcgtAATTTAACTCTATTGTTCGACTAATGAATAAtctttacccccaaaaaaaaaataatgatgaaTAATCCCATCAGTAATTAGTATCTACTGACGAAGAACTAACGTGCTTCAACCACGTGGGTTTTTACGACTTTGTGAGAGGGAGAGCGAAAATAGAAATTTCCAACagagaattcaaaattttctgcTTCTCATCTCTTTTTTAGGTCAATTATAATAAATATTTCCAAAAATTACGTAAAAACCAATCCATATTTATAACCCCAGGACTCCATAGAAACAGATGAAACATTCACATTTGAGCAGCAACTATAAAGCCTCTCTCTCACAGTCTCAGTCTCAGTCTCCACTCACGTGGATTGGATTCTCGGGCGGCTTTCTGAAGGAGAAGacctttcttcttattctccaaTCCTTTCATCAGTTTCGTTTGATCAAAGATGGGAAGAGAATGAGGATTAATTTTCATAGACGATCGATTATCATGTCTGTGATCTCTTCATTATCTTTCTCCGATTGCTCCTCCGACCTTCTCTGCGGTGAAGACGCCGGTATATTAGTCGGAGACTGGCCGGAATTCTTCTCTCCAGATCTCCAACTTCCGGCGAACATCGAGGAGTCGATCATGGGGTTGGTAGAGGAAGAACAAGATTACATGCCTGGATTGGACTATCCAACTAGGTTTCGATCTCAAGAACTCGACGCTTCCGCTCGAGAAGAATCCATGGCATGGATTCTCAAGGTAAACCTAAATCTTTTCCGGCAATCCGTCGGTCACAATGGGGAAGACGAGAGTCACGAATTACTCACGATACTCGATAATATTTACTCAAAATGCCATCTTATCCATTTACcgcgttttttcttttttcacttttgtttttttcgcGGGAACTCACTGATTCAGCCTTCCGCACAGTCCGTGAGGCTAACTTGCGCAGGTGGCTATTGTCACTCACTTAACCGGTGCTAAAGATCTGGATAGACTGGATCGATTACctagtcttttcttttttctttttaagtttttaatatTTCTCGGGCTCCGGCGAACTTTTGTCGAAACCTCCGCCGGAGCCTTTGTATTCCGGCGAGGATTAGTTTGATCTTTCTAAACTAAAGGTCCAGTGGAGATGAAGATATAACAGGTGATAATGTTCTACATTGATTTGTGTGTTGCAGGTGCATGCGTTCTATCGTTTCCAGCCTTTAACGGCTTATCTCTCCGTCAATTACTTGGATCGTTTCCTCTCCTCCCGTCATTTTCCGGTAAGCTTCCTTCACTGATTCAATATCCTTCTTCAGATGTTCATATAAGTCTataagagagggagagagacagagagagaatcAATGAGGGGCATCTGTTGGATTGGAATGTTTCTCAAATTCAATACTAAATTGATGGGTTTCTTTTTGATCATCATATAAAGCGATGAGAATTAAGGGCGGGCCtcggtgcaatggtaaaggtgttccattgtgaccaagtggttacAGTTAGAATCTAGAAACAGCCTATCTGAGATAGCAGGGGATAAGGCAGAAAATTATCTCTTTCAGTCTCTGCCCGGATCAATTTCtccagtgcctgtaataagggggttgaaccccacccaggcagagtgttcagataggagtagggtggtcattgctcCCCTCCATATTACAAGCACTGGGGAACTAGATCGGACAGGAAAGATAAGGCTACGTACAGTATGACCCTCTCAATAAAGTGATGAGAATTGAGAACATATGATGAGAGTTTGCGTCATTAGTTTTGATCAAATTAATTATAATAGATCAAACATTAATAATTTGGAATATTGGGCGACATGGAACttaaattaatattattttatttttaattaaaaatgtcAGCAAGCAAAAGGACGAGGGTGGCCATTACAACTGTTATCTGTTGCATGTTTGTCATTGGCTGCTAAAATGGAGGAAGCCCTTGTACCTTCACTTCTGGATCTCCAGGTTCGTATCCTTGTCTCTCTTGCTTAAGCTAATAATTATGGTTCTTCTTAATAAATGATGGGTGATGAATAATgcttttaattaatttgcaGGTCGAAGGTGCCAAATTCATATTTGAGGCCAAGACAATCCGTAGAATGGAGCTTCTAGTCCTGTCTGCTTTGGATTGGAGACTCCGCTCCATAACACCTTTCGACTTTCTCACTTTCTTCGCCTACAAAGTCGACCCAACTTCTACTTTTATAGCTCCCCTCGTCTCACGCGCCACCAATACTATTCTCATCACTATCAGAGGTGAGACTTTGAGAGACACGTGAGCAAAAAGTTCCTTTTAATTACACACCCCAGAGCTACACCAATATTTTTCTCTTTGGATGTTTGAGATTATCAATTATTtaggaattttttcttttaactaatgtgagactaaaatttgtattttttcatCGATCTCTCAAACTCATTGATATTATACCTCATTAATTCAATCATTAAAAGTAATAATAAAAGGGGTACGGTATTGAATGTGTTCATGCAGAGATAAAGTTTCTAGACTACTGGCCATCATCGTTGGCTGCTGCATCGATACTGTGTGCGGCTCATGAGATACCAAATCTGTCGGTTGTTGTTGCTAATCCAGTAACTGCTGGATCCTGGTGCGACGGACTCAACAAAGTAAGCATATATAAatatcaagtttttttttttttttgtttttttttgtttttggaaaaagaaactGTCTTTAATTAACTGCAAAACTAATAATATTATGGATTTTTATGCAGGACATGGTAATGAGTTGCTACCGACTAATGCAACAAGTAGTTATCGAACACACTGAGCAGAGAAAGATTCCAAGAGTTCTACCAAAGCTAAGAGTCACGACTCTGGCAAGGATCAGGTCAGGAAACTCAGCTTCCTCATCAACTTCATCTCCATCCAGCAAAAGGAGAAAGCTAAACACTTGCTCTTGGGTAAAAGATGACAAGAACAACAATCCTCACAATTCTGACTGAAAATGACATTGATGGAGATGGGAAAAAATCTTTGTTGGTTGGTCCAATGTCTAAGGGGGTATCCATCTAGAATCctcaaatttattttatttttttgggtgggagaaTTTTAAGAGTGAATTGACCATGGTTGATGTAgagttttggattttattttatttttcttgagtTGGGGTGTGTGCATTTCCCTTAATGGGGGTTGATGATAGTAGTTGCAGATTCCCAAGGGTGGTCATAtgttaatataatatttattaggagggagagagaaaagtgaGAGATGGGGTTCATAAGTGGGAGTCATGGAGTGTGGAAGAAGTGGGGGATTGAATTCAAAGACAACATTCATTGTTgaatgaaagaagaaagggagaggaaggagatgGTGGGGACAGGAGGGTAGGAGAAGGGGAGTTTAGGTAAAATGAATGAATGAGACATGAAGTGGGTTGAGAAAATAAGGTCTGGTCTGCTTGAAGTTTGAGCTTGTGTTTGTGTTCTATGTTCTATGTTCATGGTTAGATAAGTCAAGCTGCTCTCATTCAGAGGCAAGAGACCACCATCATTGCTTTCATCTACTCCCCCCCTTTGTTTAATGGAGTGGTGTAagacagaaagagagatgaCAATAAGATGCTTATGTAcataacaaagaaagagagagagagagagagatcaaaagGAGTGATACGTGTGTCCACGCTTATGGGTGCGTGTCACACGTGTAAGTGTGTatgcttttttttaatttttttttatttggcgGGAAAGCCTCTTTGCTAATGGCTAAACTCTGGCCTAACGTTCACTAGACTTTAGCAGTGGCCCAAAAGAGTGTGAGGGTTTCACGtgtgtattctttttttttttttgttttttgtttttttgggtttctttcaaTGGGCCAGGTTTGGCTTTGGCCCAGAAAAACATAAAGGTCTTTGGGGCCTTTTTAAAGTATAAAGGCTTTTgttatataattttttgttgATATCAACAATcgaatttttaatattttatcatTATtgcaaccctctctctctctctctcttcagtttCTTATTATTTAAATCCATTTCATGGGCTTTCATGAGCTCTTTGATCTGATCACCTCCCATGTGAATGACGGAATGACAACGGTGACTTTTGTAACTTTgcaatttgttttattttcttttcatggaTGAAGTGCAAATATCAAGAATAGCTTTGGAATTTTGCAAGATAACACCAGAGAACTGAAGGGACTTCCCTGGCCCCGCTTTCATTTTAAatgacgagagagagagagagagagagagccagcCTCTCTCGTGACAAACCAATGGCGGTTCTCCCAATCCCGAACCTTCTTGGACTTTAGTGGGCTTTCCTTACCCGTAACACAAATCAAAATCACATTATTGGATGGGCCGTGATGGATGGCCATTGGATTCCTCACCACTTTTTGGAATAATCCAATCGGATGGTAATCGAGATGGGACGTATAGTGCAACATAGAGAGGCAGGTACAGTGTGACATATGGAGAATCGGGCCGCGGCATTGGGCACTTTTTCGATAGGGGCGGGCCCACCAAACATCTGGCCCAATATTCGCCGACACTTTATATATTGtcacaatatttactatctcaTGGTattatgtggggggggggggttttaccaaaaaaaagtattatGTGGGGGTAATTATATGTCGAGAATACCCCTCGAGATCCTGTTTCATGCTCGCGGGATTTGCATCAGCATGGGAGGCTTAACTTAACAAAGGATATGATATTACGTGATGGCCCAGCTCAAGGCCCACAACATCGAGTGGGACCGGTATCATTCAGAACTGACGAGTCCATATTATGGTCCAGACTCCCCAAAACAGCCAAACATTAGCCCACTC encodes:
- the LOC122671793 gene encoding cyclin-D1-1-like; translation: MRINFHRRSIIMSVISSLSFSDCSSDLLCGEDAGILVGDWPEFFSPDLQLPANIEESIMGLVEEEQDYMPGLDYPTRFRSQELDASAREESMAWILKVHAFYRFQPLTAYLSVNYLDRFLSSRHFPQAKGRGWPLQLLSVACLSLAAKMEEALVPSLLDLQVEGAKFIFEAKTIRRMELLVLSALDWRLRSITPFDFLTFFAYKVDPTSTFIAPLVSRATNTILITIREIKFLDYWPSSLAAASILCAAHEIPNLSVVVANPVTAGSWCDGLNKDMVMSCYRLMQQVVIEHTEQRKIPRVLPKLRVTTLARIRSGNSASSSTSSPSSKRRKLNTCSWVKDDKNNNPHNSD